AATCTTCCGCGCGTCGCTCGCGTTCGCGCTCCTGGGCGCGGCCTGCAACCCGGAGGAGGAGCTGCCCGAGCTGCCTCCCTCGGTGAATCCCTGCGCGGGGCTGCCGCCCCTCACCCTCACCGCGAGCCCGGACCGGGTGCACGTGAAGAATCCCGTCACCCTGACGGCCACGGGAGGCACCGGCTACTACAGCTTCCGCGTGGAGGCCGGGGGCTCGTCGGGAGAGATGCGCGGGTCGCGCTTCATCGCCGGCTCCACGCCCGCGACGGACACGCTGGTGGTGGAGGACGCCCGCTGCCCGGGTGATGCGCGGGCGCAGGTGACCGTGGTGACGGGCTTCGACGTGGCGCCCGGACGGGCCACGGTGAAGCCGGGCACCACCTTCCAGGTGCAGGTGTCGGGGCAGCTGGGGACGCCCATCTTCACGCTGGAGCGCAACGCGGCGGGCAACAGCACGCTGTCGGATACGGGTGTGTACAAGGCGGGCACGGGGCAGGGCGTGGACCTGGTGCGCGTGCGGGATGGACGCACGGGCGAGGAGGCCGTCCTTCAGTTCGAGGTGCGCGCGGACGCGCAGCTGCGCGGAGACCCGGCGCTGATGGCGGTGCCGGCGGGCTCGTCGGCGCCGCTGGGCTCGGTGGGCGGCAGTGATCGGGTGACGTGGACGAAGGTGTCCGGTCCGGGCACTCTGGCCAACGGCTCCTTCTCGGCCGAGCCCGATGCGAAGGGCCTGGCGGTGCTGGAGGTGGCGGATCCCTTCACCGGACAGAAGGCGCGCGTGTCCGTGCGCATCCTGGACGAGCTGAAGCGCGACACCCGGGCGCACGGGCGGCTCACGGACATCGTCTCGGTGGTGACCGCGGACTTCGATGGAGACGGCATTCCGGACGTGGCGGTGGGGCAGGCGGAGAGCGACCTGGCCAGGCCCCAGGGCGGCGCGGTGTTCATCTTCAAGGGGAGCCCGGCGGGACTGCCCGACAAGCCCACGTGGACCCTGACGGGCGAGACGCGCACGGCCCGCTTCGGCGAGACGGTGGTGGCCGGGGACCTGGACAAGGACGGCAGGGCGGAGCTGGCGGTGTCGTCGCCGGGCGCGGACTTCACCGCGGATGACGCGGGCGCGGTGTACCTGTACCGCTTCGGCGCGAATGGGCCGGAGCTCCTCCGGGCGCCGCTCGCGGGCGTGGGACGGAGCGGCTCCTTCGGCGCGGGTCTGGCGCTCGCGGACGCGGACGGGGACGGGGACGTGGACCTGGTGGTGGGCTCGCCCACGGGCGACCTGACGGGCTCGGTGACGCTGAAACGGGGCGTGGTGGACATCTTCCTGCTCACCCCGGGCGAGGCGGTGTCGGATCTGCCGACCATCCGTCTGGGTGGACTGGACCTGGGCAAGACGGGGGCCGTCGAGTCCCGGGGTGGCACGGAGCTGGGTCGCGTGCTGAAGGTCGCCGACCTCAACGGGGACGGGCTGCCGGACGTGGCGGCGCTGAGCAAGGTGACGCGTCTCAAGGAAGATGGCACCACCGACATGGGGCAGCAGGCCGTGTCCGTGTACCTCGCGCGCTCCTCGGGGACGCGGTTCCGCGAGTCGCCGGACGTGTACGTGCTGCCCGCGAACATCGCCAATCTCAAAGACGACGAGGGCCTCTGGAAGCTGGACGTCGTGCCGGGCGAGGGGACGCGGCCCGCGCTGCTGATGGCGCTGGCGGATCGTGCCGACTCGCCGGACCTGAAGGCCAGCGGTGGCCAGGGCGCCATGACCGACGCGGGCGGAGCGCTGCTCTTCGATGTGAGCGCGTACAAGCCCACGGGCGAGCCCGCGGCCACGCCGGCGCAGGTGAAGCGCGACGCGGCCTGGGCCCGGCTGTATGGCGACGCGGGCAGCATCCTGGCGGGGCGGAGCTGGGCGGTGCTGGACGTGGACGGCAAGCCCGGTCCGGAGCTGCTGCTGGGCGCGCCCCACGCGAGCCCTCCGGCCCCGGGGAACACGACGCTGCGCCTCGGTGGCAAGGTGCTCGTCTACCCGCTGGCGGACCTGAGCCGCGGCGCCGTGCTCAACAAGTCGCTCTCCTTCCTCCCGGGACAGGCGAAGTCGGATGTCTTCGGCGCGGGGCTCGCGGCGTGGCCGCTGCCGGGGAGCGCCGGGCTGGTGGCCTTCGCGGCTCGCGCCTCCGCGCCCGGGCTGGCCTTCACCGGACGGGTGGATGCCTTCGTCAAGGCGGGCGACTCGCTCGCGCAGTGGACGCGCACGTCCGCCATGGCGCCGGCGCGGCCGAGCGTGGAGCTCTTCGGTGAGAAGGTGGCGGTGGCCAGGGGCGTGACGGGCGCGGTGGCGCTGGTGGGCTCGCCGGGCTTCTCCGGTTCGGGCGGCGCCAACGCGGATGGCTACGAGCCGTCCATCGGCCGCGCCTGGTCCTTCAGCCAGGACGGCAAGGCCTCGCTCGCGGGCGAGGGGAGCTTCTCGTCGCTCGTCGCGGGGCGCAACGTGGGCACGGACGTGGCCTTCACGGACTTCAACGGTGATGGGCGTCAGGACGTGGTGATCGGCGCGCCGGGTTTGTTCGTTCCGGGGACCGCCTCGAAGGCCACGGACATCACCCCGGTGTACCACCTGGAGCGCCCCGAGTGCCTTCCCGCCACGAACCAGCAGCTCGGCGGCGTGCTGGTGTCGCTGGGCCAGGCGGATGGGAGCTTCAAGCCCGCCTACCGGTTGTGGGCGCCGGGAACCATCGAGGGGTGCACGGCCGTGGGCAACACCAACAACTGCAAGCGCCAGAGCATGGGGCGCGGAGTGTTGGGCGGCTTCGACTTCAACGGGGACGGCAAGCAGGACATCGCGATGCTGCGCACCAACGGCATCGACATCCTCCTGGGCCGCGCTCCGGATGACGTCTCGCTGACGAAGCTGACCATGGGGTGCGATCCGATCTACACCGCGCCCACGCTGATCCTCCCGGGCAATCCCGGACAGCCGCCCTCGCTCGTGCAGCAGACGTCGGCACCGGCGGCGCTGGGTGACCTGAACGCGGATGGCTGCGACGAGGTGGCGTGGCGCTACACGGACGGCGGCCAGCGCGGTGGCGTGGTGGTGGCGTTCGGTTACGACCCGAACGGGGTGAAGTGTGGGACGCGCAAGGTCCCGTCGACGGTGCGGCTGGCCGCGGACTCGGAAGTGGGCATGACCTTCATCAGCCTGGGCGTGGCGACGGCGCGCGCGGGCCGCGTGCTGGGCAAGACCGGCCCGGACTACCTGGCGGTGAGCGCGGCGAACGTGACGTACAACGGAGTCACGCAGCCCGCGGTGCTGCTGTTCGACATCGCGCAGCTGGTGAGCCGCCGGCCGGCCTCGGGTGAGGTGGTGGTGGGCGCCATGGACAGCGCGCTGATTCCCAAGGTGCTGGTGCACCGCTCGCGGGCGGTGGGCTTCGGGACGTCGCTGGCGGGTGGGGTGGATCTGACGGGCGACGGCGCGCCAGAGCTGGTGGTGGGCGCACCGGGCGCGTCGGTGGCCTCGGACGGTGGCGGCGCGGTGTTCGTCTACGCGGGCGGGCCCACGACCACGGGCGCGGTCTCGCCGCTGCTCACGCTGACGGGCGACGTGACGGAGCGCTCCAACTTCGGGAGCGATCTGGCCCTGGTGGCGGGGAGTGGAAGCATGCCGCCCACCCTCGTCGTCGGCGCGCCGCTCAGCTACCGCACGGGCACGGAGAACGGCACGGCCTACCTGGTGACGCTCGGCTTCTAGCGGCCCTCAGTGCGCCAGGGACACGGGTGGCTCGGAGATTCCCTCGAGCACCCGCCCGGCGAGCGTCTGGTCCTCCATCTCCATGGCCAGGTCCCCCAGGGAGACGATGCCGACGAGGCGCTCGTGCTCGTCCACGACGAGCAACCGGCGCACCTGGAGCTCGCGCATCTGATGGGCGACGTCCTCGACGTCGTCGTCCACGGAGCACGTCTGCACGTTGCGCGTCATCACGTCCGCGACGGAGGCGCTCTGGGGGTTGAAGCCCAGGGCGAGGCCTCGCACGACGATGTCGCGGTCGGTGATGATGCCGACGACGCGCTCGCCGTCCATGACGGGGAGTGAGCCCACGTTGAGCAGGCGCATCATCTCGGCGGCGCCCATCAGGGTCGTCTCCGGGTGGGCGGCGACGGCGTCCGGAGTCATCACGTCACGAATCTTCATGGCGCACCTCCAGGCTGCGGGTTGGGGTTCATTGGAGGGAGGGTGTGTCCGCTCCGGCGGGGATGCCGCGCATTCCCTTCCGCGCTCCGCCAGGCCGCCCGCCCGTCCCACGGGGGAGGGCCCGTCCTGTCCCCGAGGACATGCGCATCGTTGAGCGTATGGGGAGCGAAGCCATCGGGTGGTTCAGCTCGTTCGTGTTGGTGCTGACCATCGGGAATCAGGTGTACAAGCAGTGGAAGTCGGGCACGAGCAAGGGCGTGTCGAAGTGGCTCTTCGTGGGGCAGATCACCGCCTCCACGGGCTTCACCTTCTACAGCCTGCTGGTGCGCAACTGGGTGTTCGTGGTGACGAACGCGCTGATGTTGGTGAGCGCGCTGGTGGGAATCGTCATCGTGATGAAGCACCGGCGAGCGGAGCGGCAGTGCGAGGGCCGGAGCGAGGCGCCCACCGGAGCGAGTCCCGCGAGGGCCTGAATGTGCCCCCACCCCTCTCCCTCTGGGAGAGGGACGGGGTGAGGGTAGGCGCATCCGTCAATCCGCTCAGCTCACGGGCTGGGGCGACATCTGGCGGGTGAGCTCCTCGGGCGACTTCAGCAGGGAGGCGTGGTCGCCATGCCGGACGCGCTCGTGCTCGTCGATGGGAGCGGAGAACGTCTTGGCGATCTTGTTGTAGGTCCCGAGGATGAGGATGGTGGGTGCCCACTGGCCGACGAAGTTCGCCCAGGTCTTGCGGCCGGTGACCATCAGCAGGGCGCTGGCGGCCATGCACCCGATGGCGACTCCGAGGAAGCTGATGGAGGGAATGCGCCGCGTCTGCAGCTCGACATTGGTGGTGACCGCGTCTTCATTCTTCATGGCAGATGCCTCCGTTGGTGAGAGCCATGGAGGGAATGTGCGCACGGCGAAGGCGTGACGGGACACCGGGGAGGAGATGCCGCCCTGCCTGCTGTCCGAGCGGGCGCGGAGGCGGTGGGGTTGGCCGTGCGGGCGGGTCCACGCACATTGCCCGGGTCGATTTTTCATGAGGGCGGGGGGAGGACGACATGGCACGCAAGTCCGAGGTGGAGAAGCTGCGCAGCCTGGCTCAGCTCGATGTGGACGCGGTGGGGGCGTATGACGCGGCGATTGCCCGGGTGAAGGAGCCGCTGGTGCGCGAGCGGCTGAACGAATTCCGGGTGGACCATGTCCGCCACGTGCAGGACCTCAACGCCTTCATCCTCCGGTTCGGCGGCGAGGCGGTGGATCTGCGGCCGGATCTGAAGGGCGCGGCGATGAGGGGCCTGACGGCGATGTCGAGCCTGATGGGGACGGAGGCCGCGCTGGTGGCGATGCTCGGCAACGAGGAGTTCTCCAACCGGGCCTATGAGCTGGCGCTGAGCTTCGACTGGAGCCCCGAGGTGCGCACGCTCATCGAGAAGAACCGCCGCGACGAGGAGCGGCACATCCTGTGGATCAAGGAAGCGGTGCGGAAGCGCCCGTGGGTG
This DNA window, taken from Archangium lipolyticum, encodes the following:
- a CDS encoding VCBS repeat-containing protein, with translation MNRIFRASLAFALLGAACNPEEELPELPPSVNPCAGLPPLTLTASPDRVHVKNPVTLTATGGTGYYSFRVEAGGSSGEMRGSRFIAGSTPATDTLVVEDARCPGDARAQVTVVTGFDVAPGRATVKPGTTFQVQVSGQLGTPIFTLERNAAGNSTLSDTGVYKAGTGQGVDLVRVRDGRTGEEAVLQFEVRADAQLRGDPALMAVPAGSSAPLGSVGGSDRVTWTKVSGPGTLANGSFSAEPDAKGLAVLEVADPFTGQKARVSVRILDELKRDTRAHGRLTDIVSVVTADFDGDGIPDVAVGQAESDLARPQGGAVFIFKGSPAGLPDKPTWTLTGETRTARFGETVVAGDLDKDGRAELAVSSPGADFTADDAGAVYLYRFGANGPELLRAPLAGVGRSGSFGAGLALADADGDGDVDLVVGSPTGDLTGSVTLKRGVVDIFLLTPGEAVSDLPTIRLGGLDLGKTGAVESRGGTELGRVLKVADLNGDGLPDVAALSKVTRLKEDGTTDMGQQAVSVYLARSSGTRFRESPDVYVLPANIANLKDDEGLWKLDVVPGEGTRPALLMALADRADSPDLKASGGQGAMTDAGGALLFDVSAYKPTGEPAATPAQVKRDAAWARLYGDAGSILAGRSWAVLDVDGKPGPELLLGAPHASPPAPGNTTLRLGGKVLVYPLADLSRGAVLNKSLSFLPGQAKSDVFGAGLAAWPLPGSAGLVAFAARASAPGLAFTGRVDAFVKAGDSLAQWTRTSAMAPARPSVELFGEKVAVARGVTGAVALVGSPGFSGSGGANADGYEPSIGRAWSFSQDGKASLAGEGSFSSLVAGRNVGTDVAFTDFNGDGRQDVVIGAPGLFVPGTASKATDITPVYHLERPECLPATNQQLGGVLVSLGQADGSFKPAYRLWAPGTIEGCTAVGNTNNCKRQSMGRGVLGGFDFNGDGKQDIAMLRTNGIDILLGRAPDDVSLTKLTMGCDPIYTAPTLILPGNPGQPPSLVQQTSAPAALGDLNADGCDEVAWRYTDGGQRGGVVVAFGYDPNGVKCGTRKVPSTVRLAADSEVGMTFISLGVATARAGRVLGKTGPDYLAVSAANVTYNGVTQPAVLLFDIAQLVSRRPASGEVVVGAMDSALIPKVLVHRSRAVGFGTSLAGGVDLTGDGAPELVVGAPGASVASDGGGAVFVYAGGPTTTGAVSPLLTLTGDVTERSNFGSDLALVAGSGSMPPTLVVGAPLSYRTGTENGTAYLVTLGF
- a CDS encoding CBS domain-containing protein; translation: MKIRDVMTPDAVAAHPETTLMGAAEMMRLLNVGSLPVMDGERVVGIITDRDIVVRGLALGFNPQSASVADVMTRNVQTCSVDDDVEDVAHQMRELQVRRLLVVDEHERLVGIVSLGDLAMEMEDQTLAGRVLEGISEPPVSLAH
- a CDS encoding PQ-loop repeat-containing protein, which produces MRIVERMGSEAIGWFSSFVLVLTIGNQVYKQWKSGTSKGVSKWLFVGQITASTGFTFYSLLVRNWVFVVTNALMLVSALVGIVIVMKHRRAERQCEGRSEAPTGASPARA
- a CDS encoding ferritin-like domain-containing protein, which produces MARKSEVEKLRSLAQLDVDAVGAYDAAIARVKEPLVRERLNEFRVDHVRHVQDLNAFILRFGGEAVDLRPDLKGAAMRGLTAMSSLMGTEAALVAMLGNEEFSNRAYELALSFDWSPEVRTLIEKNRRDEERHILWIKEAVRKRPWVAEGAEVQA